The Methanobrevibacter arboriphilus JCM 13429 = DSM 1125 genome window below encodes:
- the argH gene encoding argininosuccinate lyase, whose protein sequence is MNLRSGRLDKKMTEDAAEYTSSLEADKHIFYSDVKCNFAHVLMLKNEKIIDEEIADKILEALTKLKDEGFEALNFDHSVEDIHMAIENYVTNMVGSDVAGFMHTAKSRNDQVATDIRLTLREKIIEIQIPILEFIEGLVELAEKHKETVTIGYTHLQHAQPITMAHNFMAYAQSLKRDYERLSDTYKRVNQNPLGSAAMTTTSFPINRELTTKLLGFDSYLENSMDGVSARDYIAETVFDLATLTTTLSKMCEEMVLWSTYEFGIIEIADEFSSTSSIMPQKKNPDVAEVARAKSTVINGELITIMTILKAIPYTYNRDLQEITPHLWNSVKIAHDTLNIVSKMVLSININKKRCLELAGANFATATDLADVMVKEKKIPFRTAHKIVGRLVNLSIEMGLEIGDINSSFIDGIANDLGFNKLKLSYDSIQKSLDPLENVKMRQVPGGPSPEMVQLACNNMKEFLKEEFDKKCIEK, encoded by the coding sequence TTGAATTTACGAAGTGGAAGATTAGATAAAAAAATGACAGAAGATGCAGCTGAATATACATCTTCTCTTGAAGCAGATAAACACATTTTTTATAGTGATGTTAAATGTAATTTTGCTCATGTATTAATGCTAAAAAATGAAAAAATCATAGATGAGGAAATAGCTGATAAAATACTTGAAGCATTAACTAAATTAAAAGATGAAGGCTTTGAGGCACTAAATTTTGATCATTCTGTTGAAGATATTCATATGGCTATAGAAAATTATGTTACTAATATGGTTGGTAGTGATGTAGCAGGTTTTATGCATACAGCTAAATCAAGAAATGATCAAGTAGCTACTGATATAAGATTAACACTTCGTGAAAAAATTATTGAAATTCAAATACCTATTTTAGAATTTATTGAAGGATTAGTTGAATTAGCTGAAAAACATAAAGAAACAGTTACTATAGGTTATACTCACCTTCAACATGCTCAACCAATTACTATGGCTCATAATTTTATGGCTTATGCTCAAAGTTTAAAAAGAGATTATGAAAGGTTAAGTGATACTTATAAAAGAGTTAATCAAAATCCTCTTGGTTCAGCAGCTATGACTACAACTAGTTTTCCAATTAATAGAGAGCTTACTACAAAACTTCTTGGGTTTGATAGCTATTTAGAAAACTCTATGGATGGTGTTTCAGCAAGAGATTATATAGCTGAAACTGTATTTGATTTAGCTACTCTCACAACAACCTTATCTAAAATGTGTGAAGAAATGGTTCTATGGAGTACTTATGAATTTGGAATCATTGAAATAGCTGATGAATTCTCTTCTACTTCTTCTATAATGCCTCAAAAGAAAAATCCTGATGTTGCTGAAGTTGCAAGAGCTAAATCTACTGTAATAAATGGGGAACTTATTACAATTATGACTATTTTAAAAGCTATTCCCTATACTTATAATCGTGATTTACAAGAAATTACTCCTCATCTTTGGAATTCAGTTAAAATAGCTCATGATACTTTGAATATAGTGTCAAAAATGGTTTTATCAATAAACATTAATAAAAAAAGGTGTTTGGAGTTAGCTGGAGCAAATTTTGCAACAGCTACTGATTTAGCTGATGTTATGGTTAAAGAAAAGAAAATTCCATTTAGAACAGCTCATAAAATTGTTGGCCGTTTAGTGAACCTCTCTATTGAGATGGGTTTAGAAATAGGGGATATTAATTCTAGCTTTATTGATGGAATAGCTAATGATCTAGGCTTTAATAAGTTAAAATTATCTTATGATTCAATTCAAAAATCTCTTGATCCTCTTGAAAATGTTAAAATGAGACAAGTTCCAGGTGGACCTTCTCCAGAAATGGTTCAGTTAGCTTGTAATAATATGAAAGAATTTTTAAAAGAAGAGTTTGACAAAAAATGCATTGAAAAATAG